One Nicotiana tomentosiformis chromosome 4, ASM39032v3, whole genome shotgun sequence genomic window carries:
- the LOC104096131 gene encoding F-box protein AUF1 has protein sequence MEFELDHSDGFDRIPDPLINLIFNQISDIKTLIRCRSVSKRFNSLVPQADSLLLRVDRVISATDSDDDDDSFFIAFLRSIIKSLHHLVSPSKPLPNPTRSQNSPAQILREFEKIRNLQIELPSGDLRLEKGTTIKWKAEFGKTLKSCVILGFRGGEGGGGEAELGGGGGGAGGGLKMRVVWTISALIAASARHYMMMEVVNEHKELENLVIKDREDEGRVVMDKKGLRECRDSQGEGEEAEVNNATSGNGVGVWWRSNRTTVPAVRMRMRHEARMELSDGTKMIGATLVVVRPINQGNGERSEVEEQNGDVGLALGAFGDDAMYGEAVERLLKSRSYILEMNSF, from the coding sequence ATGGAGTTCGAATTGGATCACTCTGACGGGTTCGATCGGATACCTGACCCGCTTATCAACCTCATCTTCAACCAAATCTCTGACATCAAAACCCTAATCCGATGTCGCTCCGTTTCCAAACGGTTCAACTCTTTGGTTCCTCAAGCCGATTCGCTCCTCCTCCGGGTCGACCGGGTTATCTCCGCCACCGATTCCGACGACGACGATGATTCCTTCTTCATTGCTTTCCTCAGATCCATCATCAAATCCCTTCACCATCTCGTTTCCCCAAGCAAGCCTCTCCCAAACCCGACCCGATCACAAAACTCACCCGCCCAGATTCTACGCGAGTTTGAGAAGATCCGGAATCTCCAAATCGAGCTGCCGTCCGGCGATCTTCGATTAGAGAAAGGCACGACGATTAAGTGGAAGGCAGAGTTTGGGAAAACCCTAAAGAGCTGCGTGATTTTAGGGTTTCGCGGTGGGGAAGGTGGCGGAGGAGAGGCAGAGTTAGGAGGAGGGGGAGGAGGAGCTGGGGGAGGTTTGAAAATGAGGGTAGTTTGGACAATTAGCGCATTAATAGCAGCATCAGCAAGGCATTACATGATGATGGAAGTCGTAAACGAGCACAAGGAGCTGGAGAATTTGGTGATCAAAGACAGAGAAGATGAAGGCAGAGTAGTGATGGATAAGAAAGGATTGAGAGAATGTAGAGATAGCCAAGGCGAAGGTGAGGAAGCGGAGGTGAATAATGCTACCAGTGGGAATGGTGTTGGTGTTTGGTGGCGGAGCAATCGCACAACAGTGCCAGCTGTACGAATGAGGATGAGGCATGAAGCTAGAATGGAACTCTCTGATGGCACGAAAATGATAGGAGCAACGTTGGTTGTTGTGCGGCCAATTAATCAGGGTAATGGTGAGAGGAGTGAGGTGGAGGAACAAAATGGAGATGTAGGATTGGCTTTAGGGGCATTTGGGGATGATGCAATGTATGGAGAAGCCGTGGAGAGGTTGCTCAAGAGTAGAAGTTATATCCTGGAGATGAATTCCTTTTAG